ATGATCGTGGTCATGGTCATGGTCATGATCACCAAAACTATCTACGCGACCATTGTCGTTGCGCAGATAGCTGAAGCCGAGCTGCCAGCTAGAAGCCGTGGAGATGTCGCCGCCAAAGGTTGCCGTTGCGCTGTAGATACCGACGGTAGAAGGATCGTCAATCGCCGACATCTGTTGGCCGCTCAATGCTTCAACACCCAAGCGAATATATAAATCAGTAGGAAGGACGACGCTTGCCGATACGCCGTCATCATAAAAGTGGCCGCCAAGATAGTTTCGGTAAGCAACGGGACGTTCTGCAAAAGCGTCTTCGTGCAGATGTTGATTGTTGAGGGAACCAAAGCTTGACAAGAATCGGCCACCTTTGATGTTGAGTCCATGTGGGAGAGACGTTGTCTCAATAAAAGCCTCTTCAATCAGTAGGTCAGCATGGTCACCATGACTTTCGAGTACGGTTGTCAGTGAGCCGCGGAACTTGTCATCAATATTGGCAGACATATTGATTTCCGTGTGCCCTAGGCCAAAGCCTTCTTCACGCTCAGACAGTTGACGCTCACCGCTCTGGTAATAACCGTCTAGTACAACGCCGATTTCAGGATTTGAAATTGGGCTTGAGAATGCCGCTGGGGCTGCCAAGGCGCTACAGACAAACAGACTGATCACAGACTTCTTCAAGGGATACTCCACTACTGTTATGGTATAACATCAATTAAATTGGCAGTGATGTTATACTATTACATTCATTTTACTTGGATTAATATGTAATAAATCTTTTCGTTTGTAGCATTGTTATTTGTGATGTTTATTAATTGTGGGTTTTTATACTGAAAATCTGTTTTTCGCAACAAGGATTATTACAGAGGAGAAGGGGCGGGTTAACAAGCGGCTTGGTGTTGGCGGTGATTTCGACACATTTTTCATTTCAGCAGTTGAGGCGCAGAAAGGTTATCTGCACTCCAACTGAATAAGGTTTGAGTGTACTAGGTGTCACTGCGCTCAATTAAAGGCAGTGTGAACCGCTGTGAGTACTCACTAGTGCTTTCCTGTCTTTCTACTTGGCTATTGTGCAGCAGTAAGATGGATTCAATGATTTTATTGCCAAGCCCTAAACTCCCTTTCGGCGCATGTTGATCAATCGGATTGGATTGCGTGACGAGTAATCGGCCATCTTGTTCTGGATGCGCTTCAACCACCACGGTTGCTTGCTTGCCTGCATGGCGAATCGCGTTTTCAAGTAAGTTCGAAAACAGTCGGTGAAGCAGCTGTTCATCACCATTGACATGATGGCTAGCATCGATATCTATCTGCAATGACAGCTGTTTTTTCTGAGCTGAGACAGCCAATGACTCTGCCACATCCAACACTAATAGCCGTAAGTTGAGGGGCTGGAATTCTGGCTCTGGACGCGGCAAGGTATTCTTAGCTAACGCCAATTGCTGTTGGAGTTGCTCCGATAGACGCTGCGCATTGCGAAAGGCTGTGTCGATGAGAGGATCTGAATTGTCGGGGTGCTGCAATCGCCATGTTTCTAAGTAACCCAGGACACTCGACAACGGGGTTTTAAGATCGTGGCTGAGCTGCATTAAGAGTTCTCGTCGCTCTGTCTCTTGTTGTTGTAGATGTAAAAATTGGTGCTGGATGTGCTGAGACATAAGATAAAGCTGCTTCGCGATAGGTTGTAGTTCAGGCACTTGACGCACGAAATCCGGCTTCAATCGAAAGTTGTCTTCCGATTGGCTGCGTAGATTTCGAGTCACGCTTTCTATCGGTTTAAGCAGTGTGTCTTTGATCAATAAGTAGGCTGCCAACGCGAGCCCAATCATGAGTAACAACGCCATCGCGAGGGTAAAATAAAAGGGCTGTTGGCTCTCTTGCTCGCTGAGTAACGCATGTTTTTCACTGCCAATGACCACGTAGAGATAGCCTACGGTTTCCCGGTTATCAAGTATGGGCGCGACAGAAAAAACGGTTTTTTCACTGGGGTTTCTGGGGTCATCGCCCATAATCGGAAACGGCTGGCTATCAAGAAAAGCCTGAATGGGGCGGATATCGATCTGATGCTGTTGGATCTTCTCTTTGGGGGCTGCATGGGTGGTGATATTGCCTTCACGATCAAGAAAGTAGATCTCAAAATCAGGGCCAAGCAACATTAATGTATGAAAGATAGACTTTAACGCGGTTGAACTGTAGTCCGCCCCTTCCATCAAAGGGTTGTCGTCGCGCATATGTAAAGCGAGTTCGCGGTGCAGTGTTTGGCGGGTTTTATCCGCGACCTTTTGCTGCTGTGTAAAGTACAAGTTGCCGAGTAAGATACTGGAAAAGAGCAGCCAGCCAATTGTCAGGGTCGCCAAGCGGAGTTTGAAATTCATTGGGTCACTCGTTTATAGGGCTGCGACTTCAAACTTGTAACCAACGCCCCATACCGTGTGTACATACTTGTACTCAGGCGAAGTCAGTTTGTTGCGAAGCCTATTGATGGTGCTACATACCGTGTGGTGATAACCACTGAAGTTGGTTTCCCACACTTGATTGAGGATCTCTTCTTTACTGAATACCCGCCCTGGTCGATTGGCTAGCAGCATGAGTAATGCAAATTCGTTCGCAGTTAACGTGACACTCTGTTGGTCGATTTCAACTTTATGCAGCTCGGGGTAGATGGTGAGCCCAGAAAATTGCAAGTCAGGACTGTTATCTGTTGGCGGGGGCGACGTGGAGGGTTCGGACTTGAGACGACGGAGTAGGGTTCTGACCCGAGCTTGAAACTCTAGGACGCTAAAGGGCTTTGTCATGTAATCGTCTGCACCGGATTCCAACCCGGCCACTTTATCCATTTCACCATCACGGGCCGTTAAGATAAGAATGGGTAGCGTCACACCTCGTTGACGCCATTGTTGGCAAAGGTCAGCGCCATCACCATCGGCAAGCCCACGGTCTAACACTACAAGATCAAAGGCGGTCTCAGCGAGCTGTTGATCAGCATCCTTAAGACACTGCGTTTTAGTGACCTTATGGCCTTGAAAAGTCAGTTGCATAGCAATGAGCTCACTGAGGTCTTTATCGTCTTCCACCAATAAAATATTGGCGGCTTGCACTGCGTTATTGAAGGTCATTGAGAGATCCCTACTGAAGACTGAGCACCGAATTCTGCGTTGTTGTTAGCCGTTAAGGAGACGGATTAAACCGCGACTAACAACAACTCAGCTACAGATGACCCAGATTCAGCCCGGAATCTTTCACATCACGTTACTTGGTTCGCGTAATGATGACTTTTGCCGCAGGATTGAGAAAACGATGACTGGCATTGAGCGCCGAGGTGGCTAGACCATCGTCGGCAGTGATAACACCGCTGTGAAGGGCGATCATGTCATCATCATTTCTTGCGGCATTGAAGCCTTCACCGCCACCCGCAGGGCCGGGGACAGTGGCAGCCGTTTCGCTATTGGCTTCCGTGCCTGCGTCCCACACGGGTAGCATCAAGGTCAGAGACTCATTTGCCCCTAGCGTATTCAGCTTCGCATGGTTGTAGCCGATAAAAGCGTCATTGGTGTTGACCAACATGCTGCTCAGTGAGACACGGGTATCCCCTTTCACTTTGAGCGTAAAGCTGACCGTTTCGCTGTTGCCGGGCGCGATGATGCCCGTACCGCCATAGCTTGCACTGACATGGGCATTACTGCCACTGAGTGCCAAGAGTTGGCTGTTGTCGCCCGCTTCTGCCATGTGTTCTATGGCTTGTGATGCCGCATTGCCAGCGGTAAACATTGTAAAGTCAGCATCGTGTACCAACACCGCCAGCGGCGATAATGGTTGATTTGCGGTGAGATTTTCTACTTTCACATCAAAGGTATAAATCGGCTTAGCCACGGTTTCATCGTCATCAGGACAGCCCGCGAGCAGCGCTGTGGCGGCGAGTATTGAGAGTGCTTTGAGTTTCATGCTCGTCTCCTTACTTCACGGTGACTGTTAGCATGGCAACAGGGTTTAACCAGCGGTGCGCACTGCTATCAAGATCACTTATCCCACCTGTGGCATTGGTGTCGCCAAGATTGCCCGGATGGATATGAATATCCGCGTTGGTGACCGTCGCTTCAACGCCAGTACCGCCATTACCAAAGGTAATAAAGGGTGGATTAGGCATGCTGGTTGCGAGTTCATCATTGGCTTCGGTACCTGCATCGTAGCCATTGAGGTAGACGGTGTAAGTCCCGGCTTCTGCAGGAATATGCCAGCTGTCTATACCAACAAAGCCATCATTGGTGGGCAGTAGCATGGAAGCAATGGTCAACCGATCCAAAGACCCAGTACTCATCGATGTGGTCGTGCTCGCGCCCGGGTTGAGAATCCCGTTCGCTGGATTTTCGACAACAACGGCGCCAAGGTTGCCGGCTTGTGTCGCCAGACCGCTGATGTCGCCACCTTCAGCCATCGCTTCAATTTCGGCGGATGCCGGTTCCCCAGTTTGGAAAAGGTGAGCGTTGCTATCATGCGCGGCCAAAATGAATGGGGTGAAGTGAATCCCTTTGGTTAAGTTGGTGATGGTGACGTCGATTTCTGCGGCCTGTGCGACAGAGGCAGAAAGAAGTGTGAGGGCTGCAATGGAGGTAACGTATTTCATCGTTCAAGTCCTTGTTGTGAATTGTCACCATCTAGGTTGGCAAACAGAGTTAGCAAGAACTTCTCACAATTCTCATAAATTTCTCACAACGCCAAAAAGCCCGTTTCCCATTCTGATAAGGGTAAGTATTTGCGTGGTGAATGAATGGTGTCGAAATGATAGTTTATTAGTAATTTTTAATACAAAATGATGTATTGATCACGATTTATGAATGTTGATAAATCGCGACAGGATCACGTAAAAATCCCCTTATTTATTGGCATTTTTGATCAAAATCTCAATGGTTGGTTTAGTGGTGTGACCTGTTTATCACTCTGAATAATTGCGGGGTGAACAATAATTTTGTCTTACAATATAGTAAGTGCAAAGGGAGGTGATCATGAAAGATCAGAAAGCCATTGCATTAGACGCGATTGAACTTGTTAAACCCGCCATTGAGCGATTGTTTGAAAGTACCAATCGTCAGGAACTACACATTGTGGTGATGAATCCACAACTCAAACCTTGGGAATCGACATTCGAAGACGCCATTTTGGTTGAGCAAAGTATCGGCTCGCCCGAAAAATGGACGATTGCCTTTGACCAACTAGCACGTAAAAAGGCGCACCAGGCGTGGCGTCACCAACAAGCTAACCTCATGCAGCAATCTGTGCATCCTGCTTCACTACGCGAAGGTGATGTACTGTTTTATGGCTCCTTTGTGTATGGCGACATCGTCGTTGCCTGCAGTGGCGTACAGCAATGGTTCGACATGCTGATCAGCAGTTGGATTGCGACTGCCATTGAGCAGCTTACCGTTCATGAATATCAAACCAATAAACTCGAAAACCCGACCCAGCAGTACCGCTAACCACTGGCGATATTAGGTATTTGTTGAAGATAACAATTGAAGATAAAGGACTGACTATGAGCAACTTACTGAAGAAAATCTTAGTGACAGCAGGCATTTTACTGTCGACAACGGCGATAGCGGCAGATTATCCGACAAAAAATATTCGCTTGGTGGTGCCCTTTGGCGCAGGCGGTGGTACCGATGCTGTTGGCCGTACACTGGCCAATTCTGCAAAAGATGAGTTGGGTAAGAATATCTCCATCATGAACCGCACGGGCGGTGCGGGTGCGGTAGGCATGAGCTTTGGCGCCCAGCAGCGTCCAGATGGCTATACCTTAACGGTAGTAACACGTGAGATTGCGTCGTTACCGCAGATGGGGTTGATGCAGCACAATGTCGATGATTTTCGCCTTATCCGGATGGTGAATTTAGATCCTGCTGTGGTGTTGGTATCTGCAGATAGCCCATTCAACACCATTAATGATTTGATTGAAGA
This DNA window, taken from Thaumasiovibrio subtropicus, encodes the following:
- a CDS encoding spondin domain-containing protein yields the protein MKYVTSIAALTLLSASVAQAAEIDVTITNLTKGIHFTPFILAAHDSNAHLFQTGEPASAEIEAMAEGGDISGLATQAGNLGAVVVENPANGILNPGASTTTSMSTGSLDRLTIASMLLPTNDGFVGIDSWHIPAEAGTYTVYLNGYDAGTEANDELATSMPNPPFITFGNGGTGVEATVTNADIHIHPGNLGDTNATGGISDLDSSAHRWLNPVAMLTVTVK
- a CDS encoding response regulator transcription factor produces the protein MTFNNAVQAANILLVEDDKDLSELIAMQLTFQGHKVTKTQCLKDADQQLAETAFDLVVLDRGLADGDGADLCQQWRQRGVTLPILILTARDGEMDKVAGLESGADDYMTKPFSVLEFQARVRTLLRRLKSEPSTSPPPTDNSPDLQFSGLTIYPELHKVEIDQQSVTLTANEFALLMLLANRPGRVFSKEEILNQVWETNFSGYHHTVCSTINRLRNKLTSPEYKYVHTVWGVGYKFEVAAL
- a CDS encoding spondin domain-containing protein, whose amino-acid sequence is MKLKALSILAATALLAGCPDDDETVAKPIYTFDVKVENLTANQPLSPLAVLVHDADFTMFTAGNAASQAIEHMAEAGDNSQLLALSGSNAHVSASYGGTGIIAPGNSETVSFTLKVKGDTRVSLSSMLVNTNDAFIGYNHAKLNTLGANESLTLMLPVWDAGTEANSETAATVPGPAGGGEGFNAARNDDDMIALHSGVITADDGLATSALNASHRFLNPAAKVIITRTK
- a CDS encoding sensor histidine kinase, coding for MNFKLRLATLTIGWLLFSSILLGNLYFTQQQKVADKTRQTLHRELALHMRDDNPLMEGADYSSTALKSIFHTLMLLGPDFEIYFLDREGNITTHAAPKEKIQQHQIDIRPIQAFLDSQPFPIMGDDPRNPSEKTVFSVAPILDNRETVGYLYVVIGSEKHALLSEQESQQPFYFTLAMALLLMIGLALAAYLLIKDTLLKPIESVTRNLRSQSEDNFRLKPDFVRQVPELQPIAKQLYLMSQHIQHQFLHLQQQETERRELLMQLSHDLKTPLSSVLGYLETWRLQHPDNSDPLIDTAFRNAQRLSEQLQQQLALAKNTLPRPEPEFQPLNLRLLVLDVAESLAVSAQKKQLSLQIDIDASHHVNGDEQLLHRLFSNLLENAIRHAGKQATVVVEAHPEQDGRLLVTQSNPIDQHAPKGSLGLGNKIIESILLLHNSQVERQESTSEYSQRFTLPLIERSDT